A region of Desulfocurvibacter africanus subsp. africanus DSM 2603 DNA encodes the following proteins:
- the purU gene encoding formyltetrahydrofolate deformylase — protein MSLETTARLLITCPDKPGIVAAVTGFLYSHNVNINTLDQHSSDPEGGNFFMRLEFQTPHLDISKPALEKAFGEVVAPRFDMHWRIHYAWERKKMAILVSRWDHCLLELLWRWSRGELHCDISMVISNHPDLREAVESFGVPFHHIPIIKENRHEADQAMLKLLDGQADFVVLARYMQILPKEFVAPYSRRIINIHHSFLPAFIGADPYRQAYERGVKIIGATAHYVTEELDAGPIIEQDVARVSHRYNIEALKDLGRDLERQVLARAVRCHVDDRIIVDGNKTVVF, from the coding sequence ATGAGCCTTGAGACCACCGCCCGGCTGCTCATCACCTGCCCGGATAAGCCCGGCATCGTGGCCGCAGTGACCGGTTTCCTCTATTCCCATAACGTGAACATCAATACGCTGGACCAGCACTCCAGCGATCCCGAGGGCGGCAACTTTTTTATGCGCCTGGAGTTCCAGACCCCACACCTGGACATCTCCAAACCCGCGCTGGAAAAAGCCTTCGGCGAGGTTGTCGCCCCACGCTTCGATATGCACTGGCGCATTCATTACGCCTGGGAACGCAAGAAGATGGCCATCCTGGTCTCGCGTTGGGACCACTGCTTGCTGGAGCTCTTGTGGCGCTGGTCGCGCGGCGAATTGCACTGTGACATCAGCATGGTCATCAGCAACCATCCGGATCTGCGCGAGGCTGTGGAGTCCTTCGGCGTGCCTTTCCATCATATTCCTATTATAAAAGAGAACAGACACGAAGCCGATCAGGCCATGCTCAAGCTGCTGGACGGCCAGGCTGATTTCGTGGTGCTGGCCAGGTACATGCAGATTCTGCCTAAAGAGTTCGTGGCGCCCTACTCCCGGCGCATCATCAACATCCACCACTCCTTCCTACCGGCCTTCATCGGCGCCGACCCATACCGCCAGGCCTACGAGCGCGGAGTGAAGATCATCGGAGCCACAGCGCACTATGTCACCGAGGAGCTGGACGCCGGCCCCATCATCGAGCAGGACGTGGCGCGCGTCTCCCACCGTTACAACATCGAGGCCCTCAAGGACCTGGGCCGCGACCTGGAACGCCAGGTGCTAGCCCGCGCGGTGCGCTGCCATGTGGACGACAGGATCATAGTGGACGGTAACAAGACCGTGGTTTTCTAA
- the ftsY gene encoding signal recognition particle-docking protein FtsY: MGFFSKIKKFWDVDQRLDKAVEEYKTERGMPEETPAGEATVKAPPAQVKPVLPAVAAPTAPKPADVGAPSAKVPPKAEAWQNDLLLSLRKAEPRLSIWLSIVLEGVDKAGPQLWERLLFLFKALEAPEAEAKDFVERFRKWLDDMEYVRVPEFRSELQFRLALALELEDEEDERNRLLLKLSEGLEKTKEQISKRIEGLMASHSKIDESFWEELEEILIMADVGFEPSMKLIERLRDRVRKAGTDDPARFKEFLREELETIFKAPKRITAINPPEVVMMIGVNGVGKTTTIAKLAYRAQMQGRRVLIAAGDTFRAAAIEQLEIWAKRVGAGFYSKGAGADPAAVAFEAVDKAVSEGYDLLLLDTAGRLHTKINLMEELKKIQRVCGKKHPGSPHRSILVVDATTGQNALQQAKLFGEAVGVDEIILTKLDGTAKGGIVVAIALEHALPITFVGLGEKMEDLRPFNGKDFAQALLGT; encoded by the coding sequence ATGGGATTTTTCTCCAAGATCAAGAAGTTCTGGGACGTGGACCAGCGGCTGGACAAAGCCGTAGAGGAATACAAGACCGAACGCGGCATGCCGGAGGAAACTCCGGCTGGCGAAGCTACGGTCAAAGCCCCTCCTGCGCAAGTCAAGCCAGTTCTCCCGGCCGTGGCTGCGCCAACCGCGCCCAAACCGGCGGATGTCGGCGCGCCTTCCGCGAAGGTTCCCCCCAAGGCCGAGGCTTGGCAGAATGATCTGCTGCTTTCCCTGCGCAAGGCCGAGCCGCGCCTGTCGATCTGGTTGAGTATCGTGCTCGAAGGCGTGGACAAGGCTGGGCCTCAGCTTTGGGAAAGGCTCCTTTTTCTGTTCAAGGCCCTGGAGGCACCCGAAGCCGAGGCCAAGGACTTCGTGGAGCGTTTCCGCAAGTGGCTCGACGACATGGAATATGTGCGCGTGCCGGAATTCCGCTCCGAGTTGCAATTCCGCCTGGCCCTGGCCCTGGAGCTGGAGGACGAGGAAGACGAGCGCAACCGGCTGCTACTTAAGCTCTCCGAAGGGCTTGAAAAGACAAAGGAGCAGATATCCAAGCGCATCGAAGGGCTCATGGCCAGCCACTCCAAGATCGACGAGTCGTTCTGGGAAGAGCTGGAGGAGATCCTCATCATGGCCGACGTGGGCTTCGAGCCGAGCATGAAGCTTATCGAGCGCCTGCGGGATCGTGTGCGCAAGGCCGGCACAGACGATCCGGCGCGCTTCAAGGAATTCCTGCGCGAGGAGCTGGAGACCATTTTCAAGGCCCCCAAGCGCATCACAGCGATCAATCCGCCCGAAGTGGTCATGATGATCGGCGTCAATGGCGTGGGCAAGACCACGACCATCGCCAAGCTTGCATATCGCGCCCAAATGCAGGGTCGCCGGGTGCTCATCGCTGCGGGTGACACCTTCCGCGCCGCGGCCATCGAGCAGCTCGAAATCTGGGCCAAGCGCGTGGGCGCGGGTTTCTACTCCAAGGGCGCTGGTGCCGACCCGGCAGCCGTGGCCTTTGAGGCCGTGGACAAGGCTGTGAGCGAGGGCTACGACCTGTTGCTGCTGGATACTGCTGGCCGGTTGCATACCAAGATAAACCTTATGGAAGAACTTAAGAAAATTCAGCGCGTGTGCGGCAAAAAGCATCCAGGCTCGCCGCACCGCTCCATCCTCGTGGTGGATGCCACCACGGGCCAGAACGCTCTGCAACAGGCCAAGCTGTTCGGTGAAGCCGTGGGCGTGGACGAGATCATCTTGACCAAGCTCGACGGCACAGCCAAGGGTGGCATCGTTGTGGCCATCGCCCTAGAGCACGCCCTGCCCATCACTTTCGTGGGCCTGGGCGAGAAGATGGAGGACCTGCGACCCTTCAACGGTAAGGACTTCGCCCAGGCGCTTCTGGGTACCTAA
- the secG gene encoding preprotein translocase subunit SecG encodes MTALVLTLHILVCIILILMVLLQSGKEGMGVIFGGGSQSFFGSSGAGSLLAKITAVCAAIFLLTSLGYNLLLKERVREGDSLMRGVTTEQPTAAPEQEKPAVTFEEPSSSPTTQGAQQAPEAKPAPEGQQAQ; translated from the coding sequence TTGACGGCTCTGGTTCTGACTCTCCATATCCTGGTATGCATCATCCTTATTTTGATGGTGCTTCTCCAGTCCGGCAAGGAAGGCATGGGCGTGATTTTTGGTGGCGGCAGCCAGTCCTTTTTCGGAAGCTCTGGCGCAGGCAGCTTACTGGCCAAAATCACTGCTGTGTGCGCCGCCATTTTTTTGCTCACATCCTTGGGCTACAATCTGTTGCTCAAGGAGCGTGTCCGGGAGGGAGATTCCCTCATGCGCGGTGTGACCACCGAGCAGCCGACGGCTGCTCCCGAACAAGAGAAGCCGGCTGTGACCTTTGAAGAGCCGAGCAGCTCCCCGACGACGCAGGGCGCTCAACAAGCTCCGGAAGCGAAACCCGCCCCGGAAGGACAGCAGGCACAGTAG
- the tpiA gene encoding triose-phosphate isomerase, whose translation MIKLMAANWKMYKTRPEASDTARDLVKSLEAMLPDDREVLVFPPFTALYAVGEAFKGRKNFSWGAQNFYPKEEGAYTGEISPRMLAELGCTYLLTGHSERRHVFGEGDGLVADKTTLGLAQGFRVVMCIGETIEERRGGKVEEILKNQLDKGLSGVDKSLSPERLSIAYEPVWAIGTGEVARLDDIVQAHSFIRQQLGKAFGERGQEMRILYGGSVKPDNASEILGLDNVDGVLVGGASLKADSFSRIVLA comes from the coding sequence ATGATAAAACTGATGGCTGCCAACTGGAAGATGTACAAGACTAGGCCAGAAGCCTCAGATACCGCCAGGGATCTGGTTAAAAGTCTGGAAGCCATGCTGCCGGACGATCGTGAAGTTCTCGTTTTCCCTCCCTTCACTGCGCTTTATGCCGTGGGCGAGGCTTTCAAAGGGCGCAAGAACTTCTCCTGGGGCGCACAGAATTTCTATCCCAAGGAGGAGGGTGCCTACACGGGCGAGATCTCACCGCGTATGCTTGCCGAACTTGGCTGCACGTATCTCCTGACCGGACATTCCGAGCGCAGGCATGTTTTTGGGGAAGGCGATGGCTTGGTGGCGGATAAGACCACCTTGGGTCTTGCCCAAGGCTTCAGGGTGGTTATGTGCATTGGTGAGACCATTGAGGAGCGACGGGGCGGCAAAGTCGAAGAGATTCTCAAGAACCAACTTGACAAAGGTCTGTCAGGCGTGGATAAATCCCTCTCCCCCGAGCGGCTCTCCATTGCTTATGAGCCTGTTTGGGCCATCGGCACCGGAGAAGTGGCAAGGCTTGATGACATTGTCCAGGCCCACAGCTTCATCCGGCAACAGCTCGGAAAGGCCTTTGGTGAAAGAGGACAAGAGATGCGTATCCTCTACGGAGGTAGCGTCAAGCCAGACAATGCCTCTGAAATCCTCGGCCTTGACAATGTGGATGGAGTACTGGTAGGAGGCGCGAGCCTGAAGGCCGACAGCTTCAGCCGCATCGTCCTGGCCTAA
- a CDS encoding phosphoglycerate kinase, whose protein sequence is MRFLDQMNIKGKRLLIRVDYNVPIKNGTVQDDTRIKGSLETIQYCLDKGAVLVLCSHLGKPKGKPDQAFSLKPAAQRLSELIGRKVQMAPDCVGPEVEKMVQALKPGDVLLLENLRFHEGETKNDPQFSAALAKMGEIFVNDAFGTAHRAHASMVGVTKHISQCCAGFLLKKEWEYIGENLGEPQRPYVAISGGAKVSSKLAVLYRLLSQVDALVIGGAMANTFLLAQGYSVGKSLVESDLLDEARKIMNEAKTRGVELHLPTDVVLGHGLDDKHSTGTADVNSIPGDAMVLDIGPKTREQYAKAVAKAKTVMWNGPMGAFENPAFAEGSIALAKAVAGLTDALTVVGGGDTDALVHKTGMADKFSFISTGGGSFMEFLEGKELPAFAALQECGR, encoded by the coding sequence ATGCGCTTCCTCGATCAAATGAATATCAAGGGCAAGCGGCTTCTCATTCGCGTGGATTATAACGTGCCCATCAAAAACGGAACGGTTCAGGACGATACCCGCATCAAAGGCAGTCTGGAAACAATCCAATATTGCCTGGACAAGGGAGCGGTACTTGTCTTGTGCTCCCACCTTGGCAAGCCCAAGGGCAAACCGGACCAGGCCTTTTCGTTGAAACCGGCAGCCCAGCGCTTGTCGGAGCTCATCGGCCGCAAGGTTCAAATGGCTCCAGACTGCGTTGGTCCTGAAGTCGAGAAGATGGTTCAAGCCCTCAAGCCGGGCGATGTGCTTCTGCTTGAGAATTTGCGGTTCCATGAAGGCGAAACCAAAAATGATCCGCAGTTCAGCGCCGCTCTTGCAAAGATGGGCGAAATATTCGTCAATGATGCTTTTGGCACTGCCCATCGTGCACACGCTTCCATGGTCGGCGTGACAAAGCACATTTCCCAGTGCTGCGCAGGCTTCCTGCTCAAAAAAGAATGGGAGTACATTGGCGAAAACCTTGGCGAGCCCCAACGGCCATATGTTGCCATCTCTGGCGGCGCAAAAGTTTCCTCCAAGTTGGCTGTCCTGTACCGATTGCTGTCCCAGGTTGACGCCCTCGTTATCGGCGGGGCCATGGCCAATACCTTCCTCTTGGCTCAGGGCTATTCCGTGGGCAAGTCCCTGGTTGAATCGGATCTGCTGGATGAAGCCAGGAAGATCATGAATGAAGCCAAAACGCGCGGAGTTGAGCTGCATCTGCCTACGGATGTCGTGCTGGGACATGGTCTTGATGACAAGCATTCCACGGGGACGGCAGATGTCAACTCAATTCCTGGAGACGCCATGGTATTGGACATCGGACCCAAGACTCGCGAGCAGTATGCCAAGGCAGTAGCCAAAGCTAAGACGGTCATGTGGAATGGCCCCATGGGAGCCTTCGAGAATCCCGCCTTCGCCGAGGGTTCCATAGCCCTGGCCAAGGCGGTTGCCGGTCTCACGGATGCCCTGACCGTTGTGGGTGGGGGCGACACCGATGCTTTGGTGCACAAGACTGGTATGGCCGATAAGTTCAGCTTCATCTCTACTGGCGGCGGCTCCTTCATGGAATTTCTGGAAGGCAAGGAACTCCCGGCCTTTGCGGCCTTGCAGGAGTGTGGCCGATGA
- the rimI gene encoding ribosomal protein S18-alanine N-acetyltransferase: MPRHEGQAKTAPAKTRAALAEAMDLRRLGPEHSGLVADLERLCFPTPWNAEQLRQGMEQGSIRVYGVLAAGKLLGYLSYYAVGDEAEVVNFAVGSVWRRQGKGRALLGHVLQKWREEGIRVGFLEVRASNEAAIHLYTSCGFRQMGVRRGYYPETGEDALLLKLTLADLPGPVERTERRYP, from the coding sequence ATGCCTAGGCATGAAGGTCAAGCGAAGACCGCACCCGCCAAGACGAGAGCTGCGCTGGCCGAAGCCATGGACCTGCGTAGACTTGGGCCGGAACACTCAGGTCTGGTGGCAGATCTGGAACGGCTTTGTTTTCCAACGCCCTGGAACGCGGAGCAGTTGCGCCAAGGCATGGAGCAAGGCAGCATCAGAGTGTACGGAGTCTTAGCTGCAGGAAAGCTATTGGGATACCTTTCCTATTATGCCGTCGGCGATGAAGCCGAAGTGGTCAATTTTGCCGTTGGTTCGGTTTGGCGCAGACAAGGCAAGGGTCGAGCGCTTTTGGGCCATGTATTGCAAAAATGGCGCGAAGAAGGCATACGTGTTGGGTTCCTGGAGGTGCGTGCCTCCAATGAGGCTGCCATTCACCTCTATACTTCGTGCGGTTTTCGCCAGATGGGAGTGCGGAGAGGCTACTATCCGGAAACCGGCGAGGATGCTCTGCTTTTAAAGTTGACCCTTGCGGACCTGCCCGGTCCGGTAGAGCGAACTGAAAGGAGATACCCGTGA
- a CDS encoding NUDIX hydrolase, with amino-acid sequence MTVPKSLKRNLKSFHSPASELVEVVDEKDRPIAVMPLQEVHKQCLRHRSVMVLLYNLQGKIFLQKRGQAKALYPGRWDISASGHVQAGESCEDAALRELQEELGIQLDSLKLKQRVGAGPNTGWEFVSLYSAGKINQHPAPAPLELAGGYFVDEQELESLVVNFRDLLTPGLAYFWENGLIFPFRTF; translated from the coding sequence ATGACTGTCCCAAAATCATTAAAAAGAAATTTGAAGTCTTTTCACTCCCCTGCTTCCGAACTCGTGGAAGTGGTGGACGAAAAGGACCGGCCCATAGCTGTGATGCCTCTCCAGGAAGTGCACAAACAATGTTTGCGGCATCGCTCAGTGATGGTCCTGCTCTACAATCTTCAGGGCAAGATTTTTCTTCAAAAACGCGGCCAAGCCAAAGCACTCTACCCTGGACGCTGGGATATATCAGCCTCTGGTCATGTCCAGGCCGGCGAATCCTGCGAAGATGCAGCCCTGCGCGAACTTCAGGAAGAGCTTGGCATCCAATTGGATTCATTGAAACTCAAGCAGCGTGTGGGAGCTGGCCCCAACACAGGCTGGGAATTTGTCTCGCTCTACTCAGCGGGCAAAATTAATCAGCATCCCGCTCCCGCGCCCCTGGAACTGGCCGGTGGTTACTTCGTGGATGAGCAAGAACTTGAGAGCTTGGTAGTCAATTTTCGCGACCTACTGACTCCTGGGCTGGCATACTTTTGGGAAAACGGGCTCATTTTTCCCTTTCGTACCTTTTAG
- a CDS encoding inositol monophosphatase family protein translates to MTSSSRSNLLRQAEAVVRDAGAIITADWRKPKEVYHKGRIDLLTRTDMAVEAFLKEHLQRVLPEANILAEETANTTVPGELTWIIDPVDGTTNFAHGFPFVATSVALWCNGRVVLGIVNAPLLGECFTAVEEEGACLNGQPFSVSCQDDLELSLIATGFPYGIKEKINSVMTNLERMLLQTQGVRRAGSAALDLAFTACGRFDGFYESDLKPWDTAAGWLLVKEAGGQVSTYDSKVAYTLGAPTILASNGRIHEAMSDLLKD, encoded by the coding sequence ATGACATCTAGTTCTCGAAGCAACCTGTTGCGTCAAGCTGAGGCGGTTGTTCGAGACGCCGGTGCCATCATTACCGCGGATTGGCGCAAGCCTAAGGAAGTGTACCATAAGGGGCGCATCGACCTTCTTACACGCACCGATATGGCTGTGGAGGCATTCCTCAAGGAACACCTGCAGCGTGTGCTTCCAGAGGCGAATATTCTGGCCGAAGAAACAGCCAATACCACCGTACCGGGCGAGTTGACCTGGATTATCGATCCCGTGGATGGAACCACCAATTTCGCTCACGGCTTTCCTTTTGTCGCGACCTCCGTGGCCTTATGGTGCAACGGCCGCGTCGTGCTCGGCATTGTTAATGCGCCGTTGCTCGGAGAGTGCTTCACAGCCGTGGAGGAGGAGGGCGCTTGTCTCAATGGACAACCATTCTCCGTCTCATGTCAAGATGATTTGGAGTTGTCGCTTATCGCTACTGGTTTTCCCTATGGCATTAAAGAGAAGATTAACTCCGTCATGACTAACTTGGAGCGTATGCTCTTGCAGACGCAGGGTGTGCGCAGAGCAGGGTCAGCAGCCCTCGATTTGGCCTTTACGGCCTGCGGTCGTTTCGATGGATTCTATGAGTCGGACTTAAAACCTTGGGATACTGCCGCTGGTTGGCTACTGGTCAAAGAAGCTGGTGGTCAGGTTTCCACCTATGACAGCAAGGTTGCATATACACTGGGCGCTCCGACTATCCTGGCCAGCAACGGACGAATCCATGAGGCTATGAGTGATCTGCTCAAGGACTGA
- a CDS encoding rod shape-determining protein produces MLFGRLFGLFGKDLAMDLGTANSLIYLPSEGIVLNEPSVVAIDKREGKIIAVGREAKDYLGRTPERIRAIRPLKDGVIADFEVTRQMISYFIRKVTRGYQAIKPRIIIAVPTGITQVEKRAVIESAQLAGVREVRLIEEPMAAAIGAGLPIDKAIGNMVVDIGGGTTEVAVISLSAVAYSESVRVAGDELNESIQRYIQDRFKLLIGENMSERIKMQIGSAMPLPEPLSMSISGKNVVNGTPTTITVTDEHIREAIADPVNTIVSSVRKALEKTPAELVADIADNGLLLAGGGALLKGLDRRIAEATDLNVRLDTDPLTTVVRGTGRTMEQMKAYKAVFIN; encoded by the coding sequence ATGCTCTTCGGTAGGCTTTTTGGTTTATTCGGCAAAGACTTGGCCATGGACCTGGGGACTGCCAATTCGCTCATCTATCTCCCGAGTGAGGGCATAGTGCTCAATGAGCCGTCGGTAGTGGCCATAGACAAGCGCGAGGGCAAAATCATCGCCGTAGGCCGTGAAGCCAAGGATTATCTTGGGCGAACGCCAGAGCGCATCCGGGCCATACGTCCTCTCAAGGATGGCGTTATCGCGGATTTTGAAGTCACAAGGCAGATGATTTCCTATTTCATCCGCAAGGTCACGCGTGGCTATCAAGCTATCAAGCCTCGTATTATTATTGCCGTGCCGACAGGCATTACCCAAGTCGAGAAGCGAGCGGTCATCGAATCGGCCCAGCTTGCCGGTGTGCGTGAGGTGCGCCTAATCGAGGAGCCAATGGCTGCAGCCATTGGTGCCGGACTGCCTATTGATAAGGCTATTGGCAACATGGTCGTGGATATCGGTGGCGGTACTACTGAGGTCGCAGTCATCAGTCTGTCGGCCGTTGCTTACTCTGAATCGGTGCGTGTGGCAGGTGATGAGCTCAACGAATCGATTCAGCGCTATATTCAAGACCGTTTCAAGCTGCTCATCGGTGAAAATATGTCTGAAAGGATTAAAATGCAGATCGGTTCGGCCATGCCGCTGCCGGAGCCGCTCAGCATGAGTATTTCCGGCAAAAACGTGGTCAATGGTACGCCGACAACGATCACCGTTACTGATGAGCACATCCGAGAGGCCATTGCCGATCCGGTTAATACTATCGTCTCTTCCGTGCGCAAGGCTCTGGAGAAGACGCCGGCAGAACTGGTCGCCGACATTGCCGATAATGGCCTTCTGCTGGCTGGTGGGGGAGCGTTACTCAAAGGGTTGGATCGACGTATTGCCGAGGCAACCGATCTCAACGTCCGTCTGGATACCGATCCCTTGACAACCGTTGTCCGGGGAACCGGTAGGACAATGGAGCAGATGAAAGCTTACAAGGCTGTTTTCATTAATTAG
- a CDS encoding GAF domain-containing protein — protein sequence MTTLISLDKQTYLDQILRIVCNVFDAHSAVLFLQVGEDQYRINSFFSLSDSIRHDVILTTGTGLTGWIIRNNKPLLINNFDRAKGHLGYYAAGEESEIRAFMGCPLDQGLGVLCLDSKRTYSFSDKDQKILHQFVRLVDTLIAEFKHLTAECTEQRFYQGLKLLCELHDKFSSWLAYLTNFLSLLSGVTGFSHCFLAVCDAQGKFFSVESSNKELVLGVDELNQQFTMENGLIGWVFRNGAPIFASKKDLSSPSASLLGPGVPLPDFASVACVPVAIHKRTRGVIVLASVTPQSTGRELRAFLKIVASNLSIFLENLYLRNRLTCSGG from the coding sequence ATGACAACTCTTATTTCACTGGACAAGCAAACTTATCTCGATCAGATACTACGCATTGTATGCAATGTCTTCGATGCACATTCAGCTGTATTGTTCCTGCAAGTTGGCGAAGATCAATATCGCATTAATTCTTTTTTCAGCCTGAGCGACTCCATTCGCCATGATGTCATCCTTACAACCGGCACAGGTCTGACAGGCTGGATCATACGTAATAACAAGCCCTTGCTCATTAACAACTTCGACCGGGCTAAGGGGCATCTCGGGTACTATGCAGCAGGTGAGGAATCCGAGATCAGAGCTTTTATGGGTTGTCCATTAGATCAAGGACTGGGCGTGCTGTGTCTCGACAGTAAGAGGACCTACTCGTTCAGCGACAAGGATCAAAAGATATTGCATCAGTTCGTCAGGCTAGTGGATACACTTATTGCCGAATTCAAGCATTTGACTGCTGAATGTACCGAGCAGCGTTTCTATCAAGGGTTGAAGCTCTTGTGCGAACTTCACGATAAATTTTCGAGTTGGCTGGCTTACCTGACCAATTTTTTAAGTCTTCTTTCAGGCGTCACCGGTTTTTCCCATTGCTTCCTTGCAGTCTGTGATGCGCAGGGAAAATTTTTTTCCGTGGAGAGCAGCAATAAGGAACTCGTGCTCGGAGTCGACGAATTGAATCAGCAGTTCACAATGGAGAACGGTCTGATAGGTTGGGTTTTTCGAAATGGCGCACCAATCTTCGCCAGTAAGAAGGATCTGTCCTCACCTTCGGCATCCTTGCTCGGCCCAGGTGTCCCGCTCCCGGACTTCGCTAGCGTTGCCTGCGTGCCGGTGGCAATCCATAAACGCACTAGAGGCGTCATCGTGCTCGCCAGTGTCACTCCCCAATCGACTGGCAGGGAACTGCGAGCATTTCTAAAGATTGTTGCGTCTAATTTATCTATATTTCTTGAGAACCTATACTTGAGAAACCGATTGACCTGTTCTGGCGGCTAA
- the gcvT gene encoding glycine cleavage system aminomethyltransferase GcvT, protein MDTLKITPLNSWHKAHGAKMVDFAGWEMPVQYAGILAEHQHTRQQVSIFDICHMGEFYLRGQGAAKALSQVVTHNLDTLQPGKCRYGFMLNEHGGVLDDLIIYCLAQDEYMLVVNGACERSDFEWIKSHLPAGLSLENASANVAKIDVQGPLSIHAIEALLGKKCSHLKYFSFERTTYSGTSVLVSRTGYTGELGFELYLDVSKALEAWDKLASLPEVKAAGLGARDTLRLELGYPLYGQDLDIMHTPVEAGYGFLMNSPAEFIGKGKLDVVREKLIPLEIPGRRSARHGDKVALRDGTVVGVVTSGSFSPSLGHCIALAYVDASAADNKEYLVQAQRSELCATRVELPFYKNGTARMKID, encoded by the coding sequence TTGGACACGCTTAAGATCACGCCGCTCAACTCCTGGCATAAGGCGCATGGCGCCAAAATGGTGGATTTCGCCGGTTGGGAAATGCCCGTGCAGTATGCAGGCATTCTCGCGGAGCACCAGCATACTCGGCAGCAGGTTTCGATTTTTGACATATGCCACATGGGCGAGTTTTATTTGCGTGGACAGGGCGCAGCCAAAGCCCTGAGCCAGGTCGTAACCCACAACCTTGATACGCTGCAGCCCGGCAAATGCCGCTACGGCTTTATGCTCAATGAGCACGGGGGCGTTCTGGATGATCTCATCATCTATTGTCTTGCTCAAGATGAATACATGCTCGTGGTCAACGGCGCCTGCGAACGTTCGGACTTCGAATGGATCAAATCACATCTTCCTGCAGGTCTTTCCCTAGAGAATGCGTCGGCTAATGTGGCTAAAATCGATGTGCAAGGTCCGTTATCCATCCATGCCATTGAGGCTCTTCTTGGCAAGAAATGCAGTCACTTAAAATACTTCAGCTTTGAGCGCACCACCTACTCCGGCACATCCGTGCTCGTCAGCCGCACTGGTTATACGGGAGAGCTTGGCTTTGAGCTCTATCTGGACGTCAGCAAGGCCTTGGAGGCCTGGGACAAGCTGGCAAGTCTGCCCGAAGTCAAAGCTGCAGGCCTTGGCGCCCGAGATACCTTACGACTTGAGTTGGGCTATCCTCTATACGGGCAGGACCTGGACATCATGCATACTCCAGTAGAGGCCGGCTATGGGTTCCTTATGAATTCTCCCGCGGAATTCATCGGCAAGGGCAAGCTGGATGTAGTGCGCGAGAAGCTCATACCTCTGGAAATACCTGGTCGCCGTAGCGCGCGCCACGGCGACAAAGTCGCCCTCCGCGACGGCACAGTCGTTGGCGTGGTCACGAGTGGCTCATTCTCGCCATCTCTAGGCCACTGCATTGCTTTGGCTTATGTGGATGCATCTGCTGCCGACAATAAAGAATATCTTGTGCAGGCCCAGCGCAGCGAGTTATGCGCCACGAGGGTCGAGCTGCCTTTCTATAAGAACGGCACAGCTCGCATGAAAATCGATTAG
- a CDS encoding 16S rRNA (uracil(1498)-N(3))-methyltransferase — MGRINSFYCPPERWNEPFVLDSGETQHLIKVLRTPLGATVRLFDGQGRDGLFRLISADRKGALLELKSVTVHDRLQTELVVALGWNKAGRRDWLLEKAVELEVAGLWFWQAGRSQGHVPEQPKDSWQPKLVAAAKQCANPWLPELATLSDLKSLVDASKRYPRRFLLWEAPGEKLIDPVLDLGGKGNVLMVLGPEGGLERAEAETLISAGFMTRSLGSRVLRWETAALLGMGLAFWAKQQLPDKLAQP, encoded by the coding sequence ATGGGTCGAATCAATTCCTTCTACTGCCCTCCCGAGCGTTGGAATGAACCGTTTGTTCTCGACAGCGGCGAAACGCAGCACCTGATTAAGGTGCTGCGTACTCCTCTCGGGGCAACTGTCCGACTCTTCGACGGTCAAGGTCGAGATGGCTTGTTTCGGCTTATATCTGCGGATCGAAAAGGCGCGCTGTTAGAATTAAAATCCGTAACAGTTCACGACCGACTCCAAACCGAGCTTGTCGTGGCTCTGGGTTGGAATAAAGCCGGCCGTCGTGACTGGCTGCTGGAAAAGGCCGTCGAGTTGGAAGTAGCCGGTCTTTGGTTCTGGCAGGCTGGTCGGAGTCAAGGCCATGTGCCTGAGCAGCCCAAGGATAGCTGGCAGCCCAAGCTCGTGGCGGCTGCCAAGCAATGCGCGAATCCTTGGCTGCCGGAATTGGCCACGTTAAGTGATCTGAAATCTCTTGTTGATGCATCCAAACGCTATCCTCGACGCTTTTTGCTCTGGGAAGCTCCAGGAGAGAAACTCATCGACCCTGTTCTTGATCTGGGTGGAAAGGGCAATGTGCTCATGGTCTTGGGACCGGAAGGCGGCCTGGAGAGGGCCGAGGCCGAAACGCTCATATCGGCGGGATTCATGACGCGCAGCTTGGGTAGCCGTGTATTGCGCTGGGAGACGGCGGCACTGTTGGGCATGGGATTAGCTTTCTGGGCCAAGCAACAGTTGCCAGACAAGCTGGCCCAGCCGTGA